A segment of the Epinephelus fuscoguttatus linkage group LG23, E.fuscoguttatus.final_Chr_v1 genome:
CATAGAATATAATGTGATGTAATGTCCATGTGAGCTTGTCAGAGTTCAGACAAAAACACTATAATCAATTTATTGGGTCTGAAAGCTAATTTGACTTTGGATCAAAAGTCCAATATTTATCCATTGTTCATTTCTCTATTTTCCTCAATATTCTGGTCTGCTCTTTGCATGCTTCAACTCTTCTTctcagacaaaaaaagtcaacaaaagCTGCTGTTTGGTGAGCGTACAGTCTACAGGACTTCACATCAACTATATATACTACTACtgctaacaataataataataataataataataataataatacataacaTTCTAAtaacagttatttaaaaatatttttaaaatatttagaaaatattCCTTTTACTATAATattacaatacaatataatataaaagAAGTATTTTTAATTactcattattttcattaatttttaaaacactCTTTCTAGGTAATTTCCTTTGTTGtcgttttttaaatttctttcttACTTCACAAATTTTCCTCTTtttgatttttgtcattttactgATTTCTTGCAAATtatttgggtcatttcttctttcattcattttccatgtttttaaaagtactcaagccaatttgctcaggtttcataGGGTTACTTGGGGAGGGAGATGTGTCCCCCCTGAATCTATACTTGGTTTTGTCACTGATATAATTACATGGATGTTTCTATATGTAGAAACTCTGGATTATGTTGTACTTTCTCTAAGACCACCACAAGATAACAAGATGagaattacatatatatatttagaaaCTCACCTGCATACCGAGTTGCCTTCCTAATTTCTTAaataaaaaggaagaaaaaagtaGTTTTAAATTTTGCTTTAAAACACATTCTCATTTCCAAATTATATACATGTACTGTTGACATATTGTAATTTGACAGATGATTTTGTGATGTACAGATAGCAAAATATGATGTGCTTAATATACCTAAATATAACTGACCATTTTTTAAGGGATCCAATCCTAAACAAGTGATACACCAACAATATTACAACTGAAGTTACTGACCGTCTGCAGACAGTTTCTTTTCAAGTTGCTGGCACACGTCCACCAGCTTGGAGAATGCTCTCCTCACTGTCCCTATGCAGCTGTCCGACTGGACACTGACCTGGGACCAGTCCTTGGTGAACAGTGGAGTAATCAGAGAGGGGAAACTCTAAAACAGAAAGACAGTGACATACAGATCATGTGAGTACAAAAACATATCAGGGATTGTGTGGGTGGTACAATCTATCCTTGCAATAAATAATCAAGCATGGATAAAAGCAGGAATTGTCGACGTCTCCTAACCTGCAGGAGATGAAGAGGGTCATCGGTTTGCTCCAGGTGTTGCAGCTCACTTTGTCTCCCCTGCAATTCATTGATTTCCCGCCCAAGCTCATTGACaagctcttcctcctccctctcagcTGCCGACCGCTTCTGCTCGATCTCCTCAATGAGCGAAGCCTGGTTTTTCTCAATGATGCTTATCACCGTGGTGGCGACTTCAATGCTTGTTTGTATCTCTTGTTCATTATTTGCCTGCAAATGTGCATAAAGTGGTAATAATTAATATGTAAAAACACAAGAATATAATAAAATTCAAAACTAATACAAACCATTCACTTGCTCCATCTTTCAAAATGTTACAACAGTCCATGTATGTTTTCGGCCCTTTCACAAATTTAATCACAATTCTTGAATTCAGTTATCTAGGTAAAGTAGGGGTTTCTGTATTAGTGCATATATATTTGGTCCTAAAcaagtattggacaaattgaTATTTTGAACAGATGATGGTGCTCAAGAAAAAGTCTGAAAAACTTACTTTGCTCAGCTCCCCCGAGGTCTTGATCTCTGCAAGCTTTTTGAGTCTGTCTTTGACCATCTGCTGATACTCAGCTTCAACCATCATCAACTGAGTCTGTAAATTTTGaagataaacacaaatgcatcaTGAGGAACACTGTAATGCAGTTGTCAGAATGAGAAAATACCTTCTAATGATTTGCAGGCAAACAGGCACACACTCAGTAGAGTTGTGAAATCTTTGGGGGAGTTTTCCTCACCTTGATTCTCCTGCTCTCCTTCTCAAGCGGGACGATCTGATGGTGTCTGTGGTTGCTCCTTCTGCATTGCATACAGACAGGTATCTGTTCCCTTTTGCAAAACATATCCAGGAGCTGGTTGTGACTTCTGCAGAGGTGACTAGTGGCAAAGGTGGCCGGATCTGTCAGTCTGTGCTTCGTCAAAATTGGATCCCTTAGATGAGGCGTCAGGTGAACTTCACAGTAAGACACCTGGCAGACGAGGCACGACTTGGCCGCCATAACGGTCTCATGGCAGACATCACAGAAAACTTCAAAAGAAATTTGTTTCGGGAAAATCCTCTTTGGTGGAGCCGGCTTGTAAGGTGGCTTGCCCTCCAAAGACCTTAAACATGGAAATAATTGTGCTTAAAAAGGTTCATTTAATTTGGCAAgacattgtttaaaaatgtttacataCCCTTTAAATTTCTCAGTGATGTCTTTTAGGTCTATGTTAATCCTGAGTTCTGGACGGGTTTCAAAGTTCTCTTTGCACAGTGGACACGCACACTTATGTCTGGTATCCCAGAAGCGTTTGATGCATCCCCGGCAGAAGTTGTGCCCACATGGGATAGAGACAGGGTTGTTGAAGATGTCCAGACAGATGCTGCACCGAAACTGATCCTCGGACAACGCGAAGGCCATGTTTCTGATGAATGAACATTAACACTTTTTTTACTTGTGAATACATATACAAGAATTGTGTGGATTTCCTGTGCATGTTCCGATGTCAAAAAATAATTTGCTTAACACCTTGTTTTTGTCCGATTCTTACACAtagctgttaaataaatataaacctTAATTTGCTTAATTGTAGAGGGTAGTggttttcatttaaaaactgtaaaacatctAACCATTGCTGGGCTTCATGCCAGACTAAATTTTTAGTTTGATTATTTAGAAAACTTTTCATCATTATGTGCAGAAAAGGAAAATGACATAATGTAACTCTCTGCAGAAAAAGTAATTGGACTGGGAGAGTAGGGGTTTTTATTTAAGGTACTTCAGTGACTAAACTTTGGAGATAAGCTcataatacaaataaaacaaaaataaagcatCACTGTATGCAGACAACATGTTACTTATCTTGTCAAAAGAACAGTTTGGTCCAAACAAATTACTGTACttccaaactttttttaaacattacataaagacagaaaaaaagtcttaggatttcatcaaataaaaattctctatagaaatataacaacaaaagcaaaaacacgcacgcacgcacgcacgcacacacacacatatacatatatagatagatagatggatagatagatgtaTTTTGTTTAAACAAATTAGTACGTAGCCAGGCTTCATCCCAAAAATAAAAGTGCCACTTTAGGTTAACTCTTATACATTATGTAATTTTGTATAAAAGGACAACAACAGAGGACTTTATCATACTATAAGTCAATAATAAAAAGTATTTGACCAGGTAGAGTGGGCATATGTAATTGAGGTACTTCAGGGACTAATCTTGGAAGAAAAGTTCACTTTATAAACAAACGTCTCTAAAGAaatgtaacaacaacaacaaccagaaataaaatgtaattatatgcagatgacatttttctttgtACATCAAAAGAGAAAGCACCTATTTGGTTGCAACGAATAAGTTTATAGCCAGGATTTATCCCAGTGTTTCCACTGTCACTTTAAGTTAACTCCTAAATATTAGCTaattataaatgacaaaagactACTGTAACACAATACAGAAAAGTACTTGAATTCGGAGAATAAACTTGGGAGATAAGTTCATAGTATACATAAATCTGCTCTCTAGTCattatatgcagatgatatCTTGCTTTGTGTGtcaataagtaaataaataaaacatccgcTATCCAGGATAACAGTAATATGTGTGGCTATTCAAGAAATTATCAATCTAAGTAGCGACAGAAAAATTTACATTTCTACTTATACGATTTTACTCCATGGATTTACACTACCACTACATCATTAGGCTTAAATCCAAACTACAGTTCTCCAGACACTTTCACGCTTTGTGCTGTTTAAAATTACTacaattaaaatatgtattataCCCCAAAACCCTGCACTTGCGTCAACATATCCACATATTTCTACCTACCTTATGTTGCTTCCCTAATGTGCCTGCTATTATTGacattaaattattatcctCCCCATTTACTGTATACAATATCATTATATGCACTTACATAGTTTTCATACAGGAAACCAGACTTTGGTTTTCCCACAATTTATTAAAGAAGTATCTCATTGCTGacaagatggtcttttcataaaactgggctatCTATGCAGTAGAGAGATCCAAATACTTTTGATGCTGGTTCTGTATGACCAGAGAAAATAGAGGAAAAGGGTTGCGGCATTTGTTTTTACTCAAGAGGttgaaaacctacaactaccaaaaTTCACTGCACCACACTGGACCAGTAAATGCTCCCACTGGTGGTTGATGTAATGCAGGCTtggctgtttttccacaggaaCCCAGATTGCAGCCAGTTGGTAACAAATGCtcttaaattacagttaaatgatAAGCTAAAATTTGTTTCTGAAAAtttttgaggcaagaaataggtgACACATTAACAGAATcgtgattcatatttgattagttctgcttagttttaccattttcatttttttaatgtgatcagcactgcctggtTTTACAGATTGATCtaagtttggtctgagtttaaGAGAGAGAGTCTCTCGATCCCTTCTATACTGTTTGCATCCGTGGTTACGGgcaaatgaaaatgcagaagtTCAATCTGTAGCTCGAGCATCATCCCTAGAGCCATACCAAGAGCTGAGCAGGTGGATCTAGGGGGCTAGTAATATGGAGAGAAGTTAactgggtaacactttacaataaggtacacaaaattcaagtagttactgaggaactaatgaggaactaatgagtagttactgatgaactaatgaggaacgaatgagtaactaatgaggaactaatgagtagttactgaggaactacggtacacaaaattagagtagttactgatgaactaatgaggaacgaatgagtaactaatgaggaactaatgagtagttactgaggaactatggtacacaaaattagagtagttactgaggaactaatgaggaactaatgagtagttactgaggaactacagtacacaaaattagagtagttactgaggaactaatgaggaacgaatgagtaactaatgaggaatgaatgagtaactaatgatgaactaatgaggaacaaatgagtagttactgaggaactaagctacacaaaataagagtagttactgaggaactaatgatgaactaactattagttaatggtcagttcttcattaactcatgatcaaatttcagaggagtagttaatgaggaactaactattagttaatagtcagttcttcattaactcatgatcaaatttcagaggagtagttaatgaggaactaactattggttaatggtcagttcttcattaactcatgatcaaatttcacagAGGGGTTAATCACGACTTAATAATTAGTGAACTAGTTACTAACCCgtccattagttaacctttttatgtcgtaaagtaaagtgacacataataagtagtctttcattacttcatcatcatctttgcAATTAGTTCCtcaacaaataaaatcacagcaggattcttgagaagagtttaattaattattttcagaccacatacacattaatatgatcatccatgttattctgtacaagctgctgacacaccaaaccgacatcaaagaactagcggcaacgaaagccaactgttgcatcatctacgtcgcctcacgtcaccctgtgtcagttgcatttgaacacaccacaaagactacacccAACGCTTGAAActgttactcatttattttggcactgCCACATTGTCAAAAGACTCTGAAgtgatatttgtaattttactgcgaacaatattaaaaaataatttaagctGTTTTGGAGGGACGTGCTGTTTGGACTTTTTGACTTTAACAGAAATATGGCAAAACCCACTGAAAGATTTATTATAAATCTCATCTTACTTTTGGCaagatttcacattcacaaatgtaagtttacacatagaaaacattttatatttttaatattttcttgtaaactCTTATTCACCCTGGCATATgtgatatatgacatatatgtgtaatgttgaagatctgcattctgtaaacttcctgtcttaaataaagttgtggggaaaaaagaagacTACATCCGACGCCAAGTAGCAcgacgttctgcgcctgcgtgaaagGAAATAACGCAAAGGGAAACCTGAAGTCCGTTGAATGCATGAGATCAACAAAGTAGcgcggagtgacagagtgatacatcctgtcagccgaggggtttcctatctgtgcagccgagcaccgcagcacctccacggactattacatccagacggtcccggtgtttcctccgcaggctccacttcactcaacttcactcagctgctcgacaaacccgctgcttcttcccacgttaacctgaataacaggttggatccaaacggagagccggggctaacattagctgggaagctagcggaggctaactggctgcttccctccggtcatgctgcggctaacactCTGCTAGCCGCTTCCAGCTAGCTCTGGTTtcttattcaggttaaagtgggaagaagcagcggatctgtcgggcagctgagtgaagtggagcctgaagaggaagcaccggttagccccggtttcacgaCAGGCAGATTCACCTaacacctgaacagccaatcagagtgatctctctcaccaacaAGCTCCACTGCCGACTCAACATGCTCAATCCGCCGaaaatttggaatgaatgatgaactaactatcagttcttcagtaagtcctgatcaaatttcagaggagtagttactgaggaactaatgaggaactaactgttacttaatcattacctaccttttttgtgtaccctaaagtaaagtgagacatcaaaatgagtaggtaatgattcagtaatcattacctactcattttgatgtctcactttactttagggtacacaaaaagagtaactaatgagtaggtaatgattaagtaatagttagttcctcattagttcctcagtaactactacTCTGAACTTTGATTaggagttaatgaagaacttgccattaactaatagttcctcattcattccaaatttgtttcaattttgtgCACCTCAAACACCTGTACTGTGAACAATGGTGTGATCAGTATACAGTACTTTACACACAGCCCCCATGATAAATTCTTTAAGCTTAGCCTacctaaaatgtgacacactatcatatttatttctaaggcatcatcgtacagaataacatggatggtcatattaatgtgtatgtggtctgaaaataatgaataaaactcttctcaagaatcctgctgtctgattttttttgttaaggaactaattgtaaagatgatgatgaagtaatgaaagactactcattatgtgtcactttactttaggacataaaaaggttaactaatggacaggttattgagtaatgattctgcactgatgaagtaactagttTACTAATTATTAAGTCGTGATGAACTCCtctatgaaatttgatcatgagttaatgaagaactgaccattaactaatagttagttcctgattagttcctcagtaactactcctctgaaatctgatcaggggttactgaagaactgaccattaactaataattagttcctcattagttcctcagtagctactctaattttgtgtaccttagttcctcattaaccactcattagttcctcagtaactactcattagttcctcattagttcctcattaactactctaattttgtgtagcttagttcctcagtaactacactaattttgtgtaccttagttcctcattaactactcattagttcctcagtaactactcattagttcctcattagttcctcagtaactactctaattttgtgtaccttagttcctcattagttcctcagtaactactcattagttcctcattagttcctcagtaactactcattagttcctcattagttcctcattaactactctaattttgtgtaccttattgtaaagtgttaccgttAACTGTagtacacatactacccacattgttatgatacaagattagttgaaaatcggcaaagtatccctttaagcgACAAAACAGAAAGTCCCTAAACCAAAGATACTGGAcagcaggggcgtaaatatagacagtgcacttgggcccctggggtggaggggcctgtAGAGAGTGAGgccttgcaagtgattcagcttgccaccttggaaatatacctgtgttcaaaataaatgatgaaaaagaaatattttgctTTTGCTACATATGACCTCCTCTGCATCaaggttttctttttgtcagtagctatctaaaacaaaattatatacTTTTTTCTATATCagctataaaatctataaatgtACTGTAAAAACTATTCAATGATAAATTTCTTACcctctttgatatttttgtcagatatgcagtGACAATTGTTGAGTAATATGTATATTGatgtccaatgtcaagtctctataaATTCATGAATTACGCTTGTCTCCAAATGTCAAAAGACtcccttttttacatttttcccaACAGCCATATGTTTTGTTGTCCATTTATTACCATAAATCTATAGTAGGTCAGATTTACCGAGTAACAACCAACGTTAGTGCTCATTATAAAAATAGCTGGCCCAGACTTTATGACTGCCTCTGCTCTAAAAGTGATCTGTCTTGATTTCTCCTTTTGAGTCTAAGCTTTATACTTTTTTCAAAAGTTCtatatttttactatttcacaCCACTCCTAGCCATGATCACAGAAGGTTTTTTTGATGTTCATTTTTGTAAACAAGTTTTTGTACAACTCAACCATGGTAATAACATATCTAAAACTAATGTTTAACTAAAATATTCACTCTATGTGACCTGCAGGGCTCGAAATATAacagcacacagaaaaaaaccaGAGCAAGTTAAAAGCAGATGAATATTCTGCTCATataaatcagttttaaacaccCTATGGATTGACTGGCCACGACATCCAGCTGATTTTCAACTGTTCTGACCACCCACCCAACAAAGAGTTTAATCTTATTATTATCCAAAAACTTACACAGACAGAAGATGCAAGCACAGACCTAGATCTTCAATTTGtattacattatattctatgTTCCTAATTTGGGTATCATTTTATAGTTAATATTACTGTTATGTTTTTGACGACTATAGATTGTGTCTGTTGTCGTGGTTTCATTCCTGTgatctgtgtgtttaatgccTGACTGCAAAGTTATTTCAGGTAATAGTAAAGCTGAGGTTAAAGACACAGGTAGTGACGAGACTTCAGTGTCATATGACATTACACAGTACATGCAGCTGACGATACAGTATTACGTCGctgttgttgaaatatttaaataaagaaaataaaattggcACATCagctacaaaataaatgaagcGACATCAGAAGTACTCAACCTTTAATATACAGTCTTCTTTCTTTTACCAAGTAACTTTAAGGTGGTTAAATGAATCCCATGCTATCTCCCAGCATCATATATATcctatatcagtttgttttcgcTTTTCATCAAAGTTTAATAATATTGAAACCCCAAGAGCCAATATTCTGAATGTCTCGTACAATCCTTTTTCTTATATTTGGTACCGTTGCAAACTGTTTTTGTCTAATGAAGTGCTTTATCCTGCAGACTCTTGGGGCAAAAGGAAATGTCAAGCTGAAAATGTGAGATGTGAAGGAATGTTGCTGCAGCACAGATGAAATCAAATACCAGGTTCAGAAAAGATTTCCGTAGCATTTTGAAACACTATCTGTGAAAGAGCATAGTTGATTAGGTGTGTCAGAAAGTCCCCACGATGCAGCTGGCTCAGGTTTGAAACTGACACAGGAATG
Coding sequences within it:
- the LOC125884389 gene encoding zinc-binding protein A33-like, with translation MAFALSEDQFRCSICLDIFNNPVSIPCGHNFCRGCIKRFWDTRHKCACPLCKENFETRPELRINIDLKDITEKFKGSLEGKPPYKPAPPKRIFPKQISFEVFCDVCHETVMAAKSCLVCQVSYCEVHLTPHLRDPILTKHRLTDPATFATSHLCRSHNQLLDMFCKREQIPVCMQCRRSNHRHHQIVPLEKESRRIKTQLMMVEAEYQQMVKDRLKKLAEIKTSGELSKANNEQEIQTSIEVATTVISIIEKNQASLIEEIEQKRSAAEREEEELVNELGREINELQGRQSELQHLEQTDDPLHLLQSFPSLITPLFTKDWSQVSVQSDSCIGTVRRAFSKLVDVCQQLEKKLSADEIRKATRYAVDVSLDPVTASGWLCLSPDGKQVSLSLQQKKSSPPDDPRRFDSCVSVLGKQSFTSGKSYWVVQVGDKTDWDLGVAKESINRKGSITVCPDNGYWAICRRKGGSLSACAGPSVTIHLQEPPQKVSVFLDYNEGMVSFYDAEAKTHIYTYSRCNFTEPLYPYLNPCLHDNGKNTAPLIICPVEVGLAEEIDRF